The following proteins are co-located in the Takifugu flavidus isolate HTHZ2018 chromosome 16, ASM371156v2, whole genome shotgun sequence genome:
- the akap12a gene encoding titin isoform X1, with protein MGDVQSTQRGSRQDAAAEEESRDANHPQNEQNTDHENSEQTSDFSRKGDEVKMNGCCEDENGAQGLPLIPTKEAAPDTQGNKEELQREGDNDGMHLEITEMDVKQNEMNPFGRIFSNIGLKLTINRGLGEMARNDGKRINTEKSEQTKTEKTEDKAEGQTVQEGSDPACSILTGVTSSEVLGGSDKTVKAAEEPEGEADSVTGTQEDEPHSTNSSGPGDVEIDSPIRKFFATGSFAGLWKKKEPDDEPTEKELEEVGGSQAIETTGQTVQEQHEGKVTPPGEHKENELRGEMLAKTPECDILSSEERDRVQMSPLLRFLSGSSLKRLSMKQRNVKSSEARLCDSGEHPPELLPSDPAEDHRNASSPTSAEAAKDEEGPWASFKRFMSPKPRMKKSYHSAEETQQPAPVEELKAEQTSDHSSEEGKKRKNSSVSWEAVLCGSGRRRSRKTSDSEDEMPPIDLKHRKEDAGAKSGGESGAENEKETSSSFKQDGTLQEGDGGSAWKSLKRIVTPKRKSRDEDERMKINIQPDAEGAEENSSFSIKNLLPGRKKQRSEESQGPVSSGESRKGLASDDEDSETPGVVPLSEFEVDEEEKESLDEGEKSELQKEQVARMNLCFPQDFNEASEKQEDANKGPDEVTKSAGKHQQLSDIQEEGVNTEPGATVTSVPEEVEVRDDAMAEDLIEVASEAFTALEPAADITLQDETEMFTAVSQFSSESAKTSGNATPVPAESDIIETDTLLHQVAETFLTDPKTTTPKPEQIFEAFVEKDSAVHELQRRPGATPNETGLNVKDLETISRLVSASLREGVSKVAEVNSAGFVPIEELDRGETTLEDVHVINVTQESTNEDEKNIPVSPVEQVEVKSVMDDCQEPVLTSAIGATIEKGDLEQEVQTLTENGDLTKHGIPDHPEDEDEKQPSAEEEGVRDPAEALASGGVVELGEHADMLPLTEETVVQEPEETEDPAEGHVPSHEPNVISDNISMCSGIETGGDKPEAEPRLLTEAIVEQLDASKSVEEPEDLQAEQASSSKLQEGNMSLDEPQIVSENLARADADKDEADKTQVLTETLELMEAPQETEVLQAVQERSANGDVIVLLLETELIPEKGSKAEDEFEPQGLLKPATEADISQPYQASSEMSAEINDSDQIVQLQELNNSTDLTEDALGALEVKASKTVEEPEVLQTASSLGSDKGNITSVETNEKPDSIPKEELHLDENEKETINTEDTIESMEASTIAQEPEVMKPPALASEDIVLPPETVIILKADLDTDEHKTQSTLITEEAADAPKVEEPELAQGVQPSPLESEESIGGPLEREITSDNISEEQTTTDDPPGETIIEAVDDSKTQILEELQTVQTSSLVREESSISPYETEETSDGTLTAEGHIAENKEDTMLHTDYSIESEDEVKVLQEAEELKIVFETSPDEPEDVKSVATEILFEKEHFKTVQTSSFVSEEISIPSIDPEGTSENLLKADLETEEHKMQTNLVTEDTSELLDDPHSVEEAELSPPVQPSCEESENIHDPLLEAEAISHNTPKAETVQEETNEEIILDHVSEEERVHEEPIKEGHTNLQSEDPSETVQEAKALQALQQSLASEETEEATSANLTEEETAHSELKAETPVAAETISESGDESNAAETVEELHTVQTSSLVSEEHGIPALEAEESSENLHGAESDRDEHKVEMVLVPGDTSAPKTPEVPELSQTVQMCSLALGDNETSSDEPEKTSEVILKGETRPDKPRAETTVAGKTINEPENESKTAEVIEELKTVETSPLVSENSSKSTLKAEDTFEEISEVQPDTVENQVEPVLVTVETSQPKTAEEPEPSLQLTVQSSSLESEDNNIPSAEPEMTSEIICKEETVPDEPKEELKLHSEKPLEPEDPSEAVGGAEASSAVNPQSESEEIKLETSDNISEEERVTDEPRDETTLVIETSMEPVDESKYAEQVEELQTLQISSVVKEESRISLYEPEDSSENTLNAQIDVDENKVETCLDAKETSELVPPKEPESSLQVTVQSSALESEDNNIPSAEPEITSEIIHKEETVPDELEPESKTAEVLEEQQTVQTSSLVEYKSIIPPLEAEEPSDNIPKAEIVLEEPEEEITLDPENTKTAEEPQALTAEPPTPEAEPPSLGNRATCDHFPAEETVPDEPKEETIPETLDASEPVQELELIQEVLVPSLASDELEGKSNNGAEAETDTVLLSQVHHKPGDVHKPEVLEPVQAVSLESVAASDETQATSEKIPEAETNPEDEDLRVETAADELNLHHPIKLVEPEEDLPVEEARTGPDHTAEVPLDKSESEDHVGETSEHKPETVLQDNQIKHEGSTPEEFQTLTAGQISEEPVVSVETRHLSEEQVITEEVKGDKYLGTETETAEDEDPAAPQIDKCHPEEGGPDILMGQTSQALMEEEDEAAPPTVRDGVAEDVKEGKAEDEDAAEIGEVDVDIKSEGTPVDWLQEVDRTEAMEVCCSVPPTVSVTEEERKNVDSKEEETVEGRSSRGELDTEVKCLTPGFGDEELCDVSSGQQESKHLLQEIPGCLESIHEDPLDEHDRNEGEVKEKESVEAKDASPGPPGTQKEAVDQDEEMDGDVQKETAGLFDEVEEPLESQRGDEDMECAGLEETTQASRVGEESGERNRAEGACRSEREGNDSDVAPEHPGNTSTTTVSLTG; from the exons AtgggagacgtccagtccacgcAGCGGGGGAGCAGGCAGGATGCGGCggctgaggaggagagcagagacgcGAATCATCCCCAAAATGAGCAGAATACCGACCACGAA AACAGTGAGCAGACCTCAGACTTCAGCAGAAAAGGAGATGAAGTCAAAATGAATGGCTGCTGTGAGGATGAGAATGGGGCCCAGG GTTTACCTTTGATTCCAACAAAAGAAGCTGCTCCAGATACACAGGGGAACAAAGAAGAATTACAGAGAGAAGGCGATAATGACGGCATGCACCTCGAGATAACTGAAATGGATGTAAAGCAGAATGAAATGAACCCTTTTGGGAGAATCTTTAGTAACATTGGTTTAAAACTCACCATAAACCGGGGCCTGGGTgaaatggcaagaaatgatggCAAAAGGATCAATACAGAAAAGTCTGAGCAAACCAAAACTGAGAAGACAGAAGATAAAGCTGAAGGACAGACAGTGCAAGAGGGTTCTGATCCTGCATGTTCTATTCTGACAGGTGTCACGTCATCGGAGGTTCTAGGAGGTTCAGACAAAACAGTAAAAGCTGCAGAGGAACCTGAGGGTGAAGCAGATTCGGTGACAGGCACACAGGAAGATGAGCCACATTCCACAAATTCATCTGGTCCTGGAGACGTGGAGATCGATTCTCCAATCAGAAAATTCTTTGCTACTGGAAGTTTTGCCGGACTGTGGAAGAAAAAGGAACCAGATGATGAACCAACTGAGAAAGAATTAGAAGAAGTGGGGGGGAGCCAAGCCATAGAGACAACAGGGCAAACAGTGCAGGAGCAACATGAAGGAAAGGTGACCCCTCCAGGTGAGCACAAAGAAAATGAGCTCAGAGGTGAGATGTTGGCAAAAACCCCTGAGTGTGACATTTTAAGCTCTGAAGAGAGGGACAGAGTTCAAATGAGTCCCCTCCTCAGATTCCTGTCGGGGTCAAGTTTAAAGAGACTGTCCATGAAGCAGAGAAACGTCAAGTCCAGTGAGGCCAGGCTGTGCGACTCTGGAGAACaccctccagagctcctcccctctgaccccgctgaagATCATAGAAATGCTTCTTCACCAACCTCTGCAGAGGCAGCTAAAGACGAGGAGGGTCCATGGGCTTCCTTCAAAAGATTCATGTCTCCAAAACCACGCATGAAGAAATCCTatcacagtgctgaagagaccCAACAGCCAGCACCAGTGGAGGAACTAAAAGCAGAGCAAACGTCTGATCACTCCTCAGAAGAAggcaagaaaaggaaaaactcctcaGTGTCATGGGAAGCTGTTTTGTGTGGatcaggaaggagaaggagtcGAAAGACCTCAGACTCTGAAGACGAAATGCCTCCTATTGATTTAAAGCATCGCAAAGAAGATGCAGGAGCTAAATCTGGTGGAGAAAGTGGTGCCGAGAATGAGAAGGAAACATCATCTTCGTTCAAACAAGATGGGACTCTGCAGGAGGGTGATGGAGGCTCCGCCTGGAAGTCGCTGAAAAGGATTGTCACCCCGAAAAGAAAGTCCAGGGATGAGGATGAAAGGATGAAGATCAACATTCAGCCTGACGCTGAAGGTGCTGAGGAGAACTCCTCTTTTTCAATAAAGAATCTACTGCCAGGAAGAAAAAAGCAGCGGTCTGAAGAAAGCCAAGGCCCTGTGTCTTCAGGTGAGTCCAGAAAGGGTCTAgcttcagatgatgaagactcTGAGACTCCGGGTGTAGTCCCATTGTCCGAGTTTGAAGTggatgaggaagagaaagaaagtttAGATGAGGGAGAAAAGTCAGAACTTCAGAAGGAGCAGGTGGCTCGCATGAATCTTTGTTTCCCCCAAGACTTCAATGAGGCttcagaaaaacaagaagatgCAAATAAGGGACCCGATGAGGTCACCAAATCAGCCGGTAAACATCAACAACTCAGTGACATTCAAGAGGAAGGAGTGAACACAGAGCCCGGGGCCACTGTGACATCAGTCCCCGAAGAGGTGGAAGTCAGGGATGACGCCATGGCAGAGGACCTGATAGAGGTGGCATCTGAGGCCTTTACCGCGCTAGAACCTGCCGCAGACATTACCCTGCAAGACGAGACAGAGATGTTCACCGCTGTGTCGCAGTTCTCTTCTGAGTCTGCGAAAACATCCGGCAACGCGACACCAGTCCCGGCAGAATCTGACATCATTGAAACAGACACGCTTTTGCATCAAGTCGCTGAAACCTTTTTGACAGACCCAAAGACGACAACACCGAAGCCAGAACAGATATTTGAAGCATTTGTGGAAAAAGACTCAGCTGTCCATGAACTGCAGAGGAGACCTGGTGCAACACCCAATGAAACTGGGCTAAATGTGAAAGACCTGGAAACAATCAGCAGACTCGTGTCTGCATCCTTAAGAGAGGGCGTCTCTAAGGTCGCTGAGGTTAACTCTGCAGGATTTGTACCTATTGAGGAGCTTGACAGGGGTGAAACCACCCTGGAGGACGTCCACGTGATCAATGTTACTCAAGAAAGCACAAACGAAGATGAGAAAAATATCCCAGTTTCTCCAGTTGAGCAAGTCGAAGTCAAATCTGTGATGGACGACTGTCAAGAGCCTGTTTTGACATCTGCAATCGGGGCTACGATTGAGAAGGGAGATCTGGAACAGGAGGTCCAAACGCTCACAGAAAATGGAGACCTGACCAAACACGGCATCCCTGATCACccagaagatgaggatgagaaaCAAccatcagcagaggaggagggtgtgcGAGATCCAGCTGAAGCATTAGCCTCAGGAGGTGTCGTTGAGCTAGGTGAACATGCTGACATGCTGCCTCTCACTGAAGAAACTGTTGTTCAGGAACCAGAAGAAACTGAAGATCCAGCAGAAGGCCATGTTCCTTCACATGAACCAAATGTTATATCTGATAATATTTCCATGTGTTCGGGAATAGAAACTGGTGGAGATAAGCCTGAAGCGGAGCCTCGTCTTCTCACTGAGGCCATTGTGGAGCAGCTGGATGCTTCCAAAAGTGTTGAAGAACCAGAAGATTTACAAGCTGAGCAGGCGTCTTCATCAAAGCTACAGGAAGGCAACATGTCTTTAGACGAGCCACAGATAGTATCTGAGAATCTGGCTAGAGCAGATGCAGACAAAGATGAAGCAGATAAGACCCAAGTTCTTACTGAAACTCTTGAGCTAATGGAGGCTCCTCAGGAAACAGAAGTATTACAAGCTGTTCAAGAAAGGTCAGCAAATGGAGATGTCATCGTTCTTCTCCTAGAAACAGAGCTCATACCAGAGAAAGGTTCCAAAGCTGAAGATGAATTTGAACCACAGGGTCTTCTCAAACCTGCTACGGAAGCAGATATATCACAACCATATCAAGCATCCTCTGAGATGTCAGCGGAAATCAATGATTCGGACCAAATTGTACAACTACAGGAACTCAACAACAGCACAGATCTAACTGAAGATGCTCTTGGTGCTCTTGAGGTCAAAGCTTCCAAAACTGTTGAAGAACCAGAAGTATTACAAACTGCATCCTCCTTAGGTTCAGACAAAGGCAACATTACATCAGTGGAAACTAACGAAAAACCAGATAGTATTCCAAAAGAAGAACTTCATcttgatgaaaatgaaaaggaaacaatCAACACTGAAGACACAATTGAGTCAATGGAAGCCTCCACCATTGCGCAAGAACCAGAAGTCATGAAGCCACCTGCATTGGCTTCAGAGGACATTGTTCTACCGCCTGAAACAGTGATCATTCTTAAAGCAGATTTAGATACCGatgaacacaaaacacaatcaACACTCATCActgaagaagctgctgatgccCCAAAAGTTGAAGAACCAGAATTAGCACAAGGTGTGCAGCCATCCCCATTAGAGTCAGAAGAAAGCATAGGTGGACCACTGGAGAGAGAGATAACATCTGACAACATCTCTGAAGAACAAACGACCACAGATGATCCTCCAGGTGAAACCATTATTGAGGCAGTGGATGATTCTAAAACTCAAATACTAGAAGAACTCCAAACTGTGCAAACATCTTCTTTGGTAAGAGAGGAAAGCAGCATCTCTCCCTATGAAACAGAGGAAACCTCTGATGGCACTCTCACAGCAGAAGGACATATAGCTGAAAACAAAGAAGATACAATGCTTCACACTGACTATAGCATTGAGTCTGAAGATGAAGTAAAGGTGCTCCAAGAAGCAGAAGAATTGAAGATTGTGTTTGAAACATCTCCAGATGAACCTGAAGATGTAAAAAGTGTTGCCACTGAGATCTTATTTGAGAAAGAACATTTCAAAACTGTTCAAACATCTTCGTTTGTGTCAGAGGAAATCAGTATTCCTTCCATTGATCCAGAGGGAACATCAGAGAACCTTCTGAAAGCAGATTTAGAAACTGAAGAAcacaaaatgcaaacaaatcTTGTCACTGAAGACACTTCGGAGCTCCTGGATGATCCCCACAGTGTTGAAGAAGCAGAATTATCACCACCCGTGCAACCATCTTGTGAGGAGAGCGAGAATATTCACGATCCGTTGCTCGAAGCAGAAGCAATATCACACAATACCCCCAAAGCAGAAACTGTTCAAGAGGAAACCAATGAAGAAATAATACTTGACCATGtttctgaagaagaaagagtTCATGAGGAACCCATAAAGGAAGGACACACAAATCTTCAGTCAGAGGATCCTTCTGAAACTGTTCAAGAAGCTAAAGCATTACAGGCGCTACAACAGTCATTAGCGTCAGAAGAAACTGAGGAGGCAACCTCTGCCAACCTTACCGAAGAAGAGACAGCTCACAGTGAACTCAAAGCTGAaactcctgttgctgctgaaacCATTAGTGAATCAGGGGATGAGTCCAACGCTGCTGAAACAGTAGAAGAACTCCACACTGTTCAAACATCTTCATTGGTGTCAGAGGAACACGGCATTCCAGCTCTTGAAGCAGAGGAATCATCTGAGAACCTTCACGGGGCAGAATCAGATCGTGATGAACACAAAGTAGAAATGGTTCTAGTCCCAGGAGACACTTCTGCCCCCAAAACTCCCGAAGTACCAGAATTATCCCAAACTGTGCAAATGTGCTCATTAGCCTTAGGAGATAATGAAACTTCTTCAGATGAACCAGAGAAAACATCTGAGGTCATCCTCAAAGGAGAAACACGTCCAGATAAACCCAGAGCTGAAACAACTGTTGCTGGTAAAACCATTAATGAGCCAGAGAATGAGTCCAAAACTGCTGAAGTAATAGAAGAACTAAAAACTGTGGAAACATCTCCATTGGTgtcagagaacagcagcaaATCTACTTTGAAAGCAGAGGATACATTTGAGGAGATTTCAGAAGTACAACCGGATACTGTTGAGAACCAAGTAGAACCAGTTCTTGTGACGGTTGAGACTTCTCAACCCAAAACTGCTGAAGAACCAGAACCATCTCTGCAATTAACTGTACAGTCATCCTCACTAGAGTCAGAAGATAACAATATTCCTTCAGCTGAACCAGAGATGACATCTGAGATCATCTGCAAAGAAGAAACAGTTCCAGATGAACCCAAAGAAGAACTAAAACTTCACAGTGAAAAACCTTTGGAACCTGAGGATCCTTCTGAAGctgttggaggagcagaagcaTCAAGCGCTGTGAATCCACAGTCAGAGTCAGAAGAGATCAAACTGGAAACCTCTGATAACATCTCTGAAGAAGAAAGAGTTACAGACGAACCCAGAGATGAAACAACTCTGGTTATCGAAACCAGTATGGAACCAGTGGATGAGTCCAAATATGCTGAACAGGTAGAAGAACTCCAAACTCTGCAAATATCTTCAGTGGTCAAAGAGGAGAGCAGAATCTCTCTTTATGAACCAGAAGATTCATCTGAAAACACTCTCAATGCACAAATAGATGTAGATGAGAACAAAGTAGAAACATGTCTCGACGCAAAAGAGACCTCTGAACTCGTCCCTCCCAAAGAACCAGAATCATCACTGCAAGTAACTGTGCAGTCATCCGCATTGGAGTCAGAAGATAACAATATTCCTTCAGCTGAACCAGAGATAACATCTGAGATCATCCACAAAGAAGAGACAGTTCCAGATGAACTCGAACCAGAGTCCAAAACTGCTGAAGTACTAGAAGAACAACAAACTGTGCAAACATCTTCACTGGTGGAATATAAAAGCATTATTCCTCCTCTTGAAGCTGAGGAACCCTCTGACAACATTCCAAAAGCAGAAATTGTTCTAGAGGAACCCGAAGAAGAAATAACACTTGACCCTGAAAATACTAAAACTGCTGAAGAACCACAAGCATTAACAGCTGAACCTCCAACACCAGAAGCAGAACCTCCCTCACTGGGAAACAGGGCAACATGTGACCACTTTCCAGCAGAAGAAACAGTCCCAGATGAACCCAAAGAGGAAACAATCCCTGAAACACTGGATGCATCTGAGCCTGTCCAAGAACTGGAACTAATACAAGAAGTTCTAGTACCCTCATTAGCTTCAGACGAACTAGAGGGAAAATCCAACAATGGtgctgaagcagaaacagacaCAGTTCTTCTCTCTCAAGTCCACCATAAACCAGGAGACGTTCATAAACCAGAGGTCTTAGAACCTGTGCAGGCTGTCTCATTAGAGTCAGTGGCGGCCAGTGATGAAACACAGGCAACATCTGAGAAGATCCCCGAAGCAGAAACAAATCCAGAAGATGAAGATCTCAgagtggaaacagcagcagatgagcTAAATCTGCACCACCCTATCAAACTGGTTGAACCAGAAGAGGATCTACCTGTGGAAGAAGCAAGAACAGGACCTGATCATACAGCAGAAGTGCCTTTAGATAAAAGTGAGAGTGAAGATCACGTTGGAGAAACATCAGAACACAAACCTGAGACCGTCCTACAGGATAATCAGATAAAACACGAAGGCTCCACCCCAGAAGAGTTCCAAACCTTAACAGCAGGTCAAATATCAGAAGAACCGGTGGTGTCTGTTGAAACCAGGCATCTGAGTGAGGAGCAAGTAATTACAGAGGAGGTAAAAGGAGACAAATATCTAGGAACCGAGACAGAAACTGCTGAAGACGAGGACCCTGCAGCACCGCAGATAGATAAATGTCATCCCGAAGAGGGAGGTCCTGACATTCTGATGGGACAAACATCTCAAGctttgatggaggaggaggacgaagctGCTCCACCAACAGTCAGAGATGGAGTTGCTGAGGACGTCAAAGAAGGAAAAGCTGAGGACGAGGATGCGGCGGAGATAGGGGAGGTTGACGTGGACATAAAGTCAGAAGGGACACCTGTGGACTGGTTGCAGGAGGTGGACAGAACAGAGGCGATGGAGGTTTGCTGCAGTGTTCCTCCTACAGTAAGTGTTACGGAAGAAGAACGTAAAAATGTGGATTCCAAAGAGGAAGAGACGGTTGAAGGTCGGTCAAGCAGAGGGGAGCTTGACACAGAGGTGAAGTGTTTGACACCGGGGTTTGGAGACGAAGAACTATGCGATGTGTCTTCTGGACAGCAGGAGTCTAAACATCTCCTTCAGGAAATTCCAGGATGTTTAGAGTCCATCCACGAGGATCCTTTGGATGAGCACGACAGGAACGAAGGTgaagtgaaagagaaagaaagtgtCGAGGCAAAAGACGCATCCCCTGGGCCCCCAGGGACACAAAAGGAGGCGGTGGACCAGGAcgaggagatggatggagatgtTCAAAAGGAAACTGCAGGTTTGTTCGATGAGGTGGAGGAACCTCTAGAATCTCAAAGAGGAGACGAGGACATGGAATGTGCAGGATTGGAGGAAACCACTCAGGCTTCCAGAGTTGGAgaagagagcggagagaggaaCAGAGCCGAGGGAGCGTGCCGGTCGGAGAGGGAGGGCAACGATTCTGATGTGGCGCCGGAGCATCCAGGGAACACGAGCACCACCACGGTGTCCCTGACGG GTTGA